One region of Lactobacillus johnsonii genomic DNA includes:
- a CDS encoding cation-transporting P-type ATPase produces the protein MLKMLKINTSGKRHTTDTKLVRRIACEDKFATLQRLKTSISGLQTKDARQRLAKNGPNEIVNKPKNTRLQFLCEAFMTPFTSILLGLAIVSIMLNYKLKVHNLDTPVLIILVLAISGMLSFIQNIKIRAAIQNLLHKISPTTKVMRDCMPQELATKELVAGDIILLQAGEVVPADVRILKNNNIICSADFFMDEDNPVYKSEITSLGQRNNHGYVDYSNILYAGTRIISGSGVGVVFATGKETIFGKLVQNISKMELKKHVFNLDTRNLTRVFLILAAVIVPLFLVISSMMHGNWENTLVFALAVVVGLTSDAVPISITSQLLKNSIHHPSNSMVMKKQNQSN, from the coding sequence ATGTTGAAGATGTTAAAAATCAACACTTCCGGCAAAAGACATACTACAGACACCAAGCTGGTGCGCCGGATTGCATGCGAAGATAAATTTGCAACACTGCAACGATTAAAAACCTCAATTAGTGGCCTTCAAACTAAAGATGCGAGGCAACGCTTAGCAAAAAATGGTCCTAACGAAATTGTAAATAAACCTAAAAATACTAGACTTCAATTTTTATGTGAAGCATTCATGACGCCTTTTACAAGTATTCTTTTGGGCTTAGCAATTGTATCTATTATGCTTAACTATAAATTAAAGGTTCATAATTTAGATACACCTGTTTTAATTATTTTAGTTTTAGCTATTTCTGGAATGTTAAGTTTCATTCAAAATATCAAAATTAGAGCGGCTATTCAAAATTTACTACATAAAATATCACCCACTACTAAAGTTATGCGCGACTGCATGCCACAAGAGTTGGCAACTAAAGAGTTAGTTGCTGGGGATATTATCTTGTTACAAGCTGGAGAAGTGGTTCCGGCAGATGTAAGAATTTTAAAGAATAATAATATAATTTGTTCAGCCGATTTCTTTATGGATGAAGATAATCCAGTATATAAGAGTGAAATTACTTCTTTAGGTCAGAGAAACAATCATGGTTATGTAGACTATTCCAATATTTTATACGCAGGTACCAGAATTATCTCTGGTTCTGGAGTTGGAGTAGTATTTGCGACTGGAAAAGAGACTATTTTTGGAAAATTAGTTCAAAATATTTCCAAGATGGAATTAAAGAAGCACGTGTTTAATTTAGATACCAGAAATTTAACAAGAGTATTTTTAATTCTAGCTGCAGTTATTGTTCCTTTGTTTTTAGTAATTAGTAGTATGATGCATGGCAACTGGGAAAATACTTTAGTATTTGCTCTTGCAGTAGTTGTCGGATTAACCTCTGATGCAGTTCCTATTTCTATCACTAGCCAATTACTAAAAAATTCAATTCACCATCCGAGTAATAGCATGGTAATGAAAAAACAAAATCAATCTAACTAG
- a CDS encoding TPM domain-containing protein, whose protein sequence is MKNKFISFGLLLISFLLFTASTAFFVSDPQNLFNNQTKELVTQKNKEYQKTKNKPEIRLLSLKNSNDINKIRPMKNQVIIVAALQNKRKNVQILVGKNYQDVLTQNKCSNIIRYAGDKLRSEKKASFNSGIRLVFNACATLIAQKDKLSYDKNSLTQEELQKIDHPQSVSLVWGLVIAALISFGLVLFKSTRKPH, encoded by the coding sequence ATGAAAAATAAGTTTATCAGTTTTGGACTACTTCTAATTTCTTTTTTACTATTTACTGCTAGTACAGCTTTTTTTGTTAGTGATCCGCAAAATTTATTTAATAACCAAACTAAAGAGTTAGTAACTCAAAAAAATAAAGAGTATCAAAAAACAAAAAATAAACCTGAGATTCGGCTTTTAAGTCTAAAAAATAGTAATGATATAAATAAAATTAGGCCGATGAAAAATCAGGTAATTATTGTAGCTGCATTACAAAATAAAAGAAAAAATGTTCAAATTCTTGTTGGTAAAAATTACCAAGATGTTTTGACACAAAATAAGTGTAGCAACATTATTCGATATGCAGGCGATAAATTAAGAAGTGAGAAAAAAGCAAGCTTCAACTCAGGAATTCGATTAGTTTTTAATGCCTGTGCAACTTTAATTGCCCAAAAAGATAAGTTATCTTATGATAAAAATTCTTTGACGCAAGAAGAGTTACAAAAAATTGATCATCCACAAAGTGTAAGTTTAGTTTGGGGATTAGTGATTGCAGCTTTAATTAGTTTTGGATTAGTTTTATTCAAAAGCACGCGAAAGCCACATTAG
- a CDS encoding CPBP family intramembrane metalloprotease, which translates to MNTPSSRQGNLTRYIVYLVLYLIVIGVKKLALLNDHVNKIGYFFFLLCALFTLYFYIRQFNREQRFFEKKPTMPLLADYGFIVGVSILVILGRVFVSYLQTKGSIPLMSFQVIYQKAECNLLFWFLIFSTGLLLPAMQVYLTTGFFFNYGFRAQNMASGIAGIICSGFFYGILNFQASFSLFILNSLYGMLFAWSYLYSQRIVMPIYLAILNGIFMVILA; encoded by the coding sequence ATGAATACACCATCGTCCAGACAAGGAAATTTAACTAGATATATTGTTTATTTGGTCTTGTATCTAATTGTAATTGGAGTTAAAAAATTAGCTCTGTTAAATGATCATGTAAATAAAATTGGGTACTTTTTTTTCTTACTTTGTGCCTTGTTTACTTTATATTTTTATATTCGTCAATTTAATCGAGAACAACGATTTTTTGAAAAAAAGCCCACAATGCCTTTATTAGCAGATTATGGATTTATAGTTGGTGTATCTATTCTGGTGATTTTAGGACGCGTTTTTGTTTCCTATCTTCAAACCAAGGGGAGCATTCCTTTAATGTCTTTTCAAGTGATCTATCAAAAGGCTGAATGTAATCTTTTATTTTGGTTTCTCATATTTTCTACTGGTCTTTTGCTACCAGCGATGCAAGTATATTTAACAACAGGCTTTTTCTTTAATTATGGGTTTAGAGCCCAGAATATGGCTAGCGGAATAGCGGGAATTATTTGCTCAGGCTTTTTCTATGGAATACTTAATTTTCAAGCTTCATTTAGTTTGTTTATTCTCAATAGTCTTTACGGGATGCTTTTTGCTTGGTCTTACTTATATTCACAAAGAATTGTGATGCCAATTTATTTAGCAATCCTAAATGGAATTTTTATGGTGATTTTAGCCTAA
- the trpS gene encoding tryptophan--tRNA ligase has product MTKEILLTGDRPTGKLHIGHYIGSLKNRVKLQNEGKYEPYIMIADTQALTDNARDPEKIKNSLIQVALDYLAVGLDPEKSTIYVQSQIPALFELTAYYMDLVTVARLERNPTVKTEIKQKNFKDSIPVGFLNYPVSQAADITAFKATVIPVGDDQEPMLEQTREIVRTFNRVYNTDILVEPKGYFPPKGQGRLPGLDGNAKMSKSLGNAIYLSDDAKTVQKKVMSMYTDPNHIHVEDPGQVEGNTVFTYLDVFAPDKDKVAELKEQYQKGGLGDVKIKRYLNKVLEEELGPIRERREKFAQDPDAVYEMLLEGSKKANEVANQTLQEVREAIGLNYFDRLNK; this is encoded by the coding sequence ATGACAAAGGAAATTTTATTAACTGGAGACAGACCAACCGGAAAGCTTCATATTGGTCACTATATTGGCTCCTTAAAAAACCGTGTAAAATTACAAAATGAAGGTAAATATGAGCCTTATATTATGATTGCCGATACTCAAGCATTAACTGATAATGCTAGAGATCCTGAAAAAATTAAGAATAGCTTAATTCAAGTAGCTTTGGACTACTTAGCTGTTGGACTAGATCCTGAAAAGTCTACTATCTATGTGCAATCACAAATCCCTGCTCTTTTTGAATTAACTGCTTATTACATGGATTTGGTAACAGTTGCACGTCTAGAAAGAAATCCAACTGTTAAAACTGAAATTAAGCAAAAGAACTTTAAGGATTCAATTCCAGTTGGTTTTTTAAACTACCCAGTTTCTCAAGCAGCAGATATTACTGCTTTTAAAGCAACAGTAATCCCAGTTGGGGATGATCAAGAACCAATGCTTGAGCAAACTAGAGAAATTGTTCGTACTTTTAATAGAGTTTATAACACTGATATTTTAGTTGAACCAAAGGGTTACTTCCCACCCAAGGGACAAGGTAGACTTCCAGGTTTAGATGGAAATGCAAAAATGTCTAAATCACTTGGAAATGCAATTTACTTGTCTGATGATGCAAAGACTGTACAAAAGAAAGTTATGTCAATGTACACAGATCCAAACCATATTCATGTTGAAGATCCTGGTCAAGTAGAGGGTAATACTGTCTTTACTTATCTTGATGTTTTTGCACCAGATAAAGATAAGGTGGCTGAACTTAAGGAACAATATCAAAAAGGTGGCTTAGGGGACGTTAAAATTAAGCGCTATTTGAACAAGGTTCTTGAAGAAGAACTTGGGCCAATTAGAGAGCGTCGAGAGAAGTTTGCTCAAGATCCAGATGCTGTATACGAAATGTTACTAGAGGGATCAAAGAAGGCAAATGAAGTTGCTAACCAAACTTTACAAGAAGTTAGAGAAGCAATTGGTTTAAATTATTTTGATAGATTAAATAAATAA
- a CDS encoding deoxycytidylate deaminase: MTRDRIPWKQYFMMQALVIAQRSTCDRALVGSVLVKDDRMISTGYNGSVSGQPHCDDVGHLMVDGHCVRTIHSEMNALIQCAKNGISTEGTEIYVTYFPCFNCSKCLVQAGIKKINYYYDYHDNPLALKLLREKGVAIEQVTLDHKYVQSLADRLEKADNEK, from the coding sequence ATGACGAGAGACAGGATTCCGTGGAAGCAATATTTTATGATGCAGGCGTTAGTTATTGCACAGCGCTCAACTTGTGATCGTGCCCTAGTGGGAAGTGTGCTAGTTAAGGATGACCGGATGATTTCCACTGGCTATAATGGAAGTGTTTCTGGACAGCCTCATTGTGATGACGTTGGGCATTTAATGGTTGATGGACACTGTGTTAGAACTATTCACTCGGAAATGAATGCCTTAATTCAGTGTGCTAAAAACGGCATTTCAACTGAAGGTACTGAAATCTATGTGACTTATTTTCCTTGCTTTAATTGCAGCAAGTGCTTAGTTCAGGCCGGTATTAAGAAAATTAACTATTATTATGATTATCATGATAATCCGTTAGCACTCAAATTATTACGTGAAAAGGGTGTGGCGATTGAGCAAGTAACGCTAGATCATAAATATGTTCAAAGCTTAGCTGACAGGTTAGAGAAGGCGGATAATGAAAAATAA